A genomic stretch from Sceloporus undulatus isolate JIND9_A2432 ecotype Alabama chromosome 5, SceUnd_v1.1, whole genome shotgun sequence includes:
- the LRAT gene encoding lecithin retinol acyltransferase isoform X1 → MKNPMYEIASLLLEKFLLLSRLLGMGSSTEEEEKKKHASYYDTTYFKPGDLLEVPRTLFIHFGIYLGDNRVAHLMPDILPALTSDQKQIQKVVTNKRLILGVIAKMARIRVDTVEDFAYGGSILVNHMDKLFKNHILSNEEVVSRAEKMVGATDYSLLWNNCEHFVTFCRYDSAVSFQTDKFCETVKMVIRDQRSVLASALLGLVSILCMGLAPSTTLPTIIIPFMLWMAG, encoded by the exons ATGAAAAACCCTATGTATGAAATAGCATCGCTGCTACTGGAAAAGTTTCTTCTGCTTTCCAGACTCCTTGGTATGGGCTCCAGCactgaggaggaagaaaagaaaaaacatgcTTCTTATTATGACACAACCTACTTCAAGCCAGGAGATTTGTTGGAAGTGCCCCGCACTCTGTTCATTCATTTTGGCATCTACCTGGGTGACAACCGGGTGGCCCACCTGATGCCGGACATCCTGCCAGCTCTCACCAGTGACCAGAAGCAGATCCAGAAAGTGGTGACCAATAAGAGACTCATCTTGGGCGTCATTGCTAAAATGGCCCGGATCCGCGTGGACACAGTGGAGGACTTTGCCTATGGAGGCTCTATTCTGGTGAACCACATGGACAAACTTTTCAAGAACCACATCCTGAGTAATGAAGAGGTGGTCAGCAGAGCAGAGAAGATGGTGGGTGCCACAGACTACAGCTTGCTTTGGAACAACTGTGAACATTTTGTGACCTTCTGCAGATATGACTCTGCGGTCAGCTTCCAGACTGACAAG TTCTGTGAAACAGTGAAGATGGTAATTCGGGACCAGAGGAGCGTTCTTGCTTCAGCACTACTGGGACTGGTTTCTATACTCTGCATGGGCCTTGCTCCATCCACTACTCTCCCTACCATCATTATTCCCTTCATGTTGTGGATGGCTGGTTAA
- the LRAT gene encoding lecithin retinol acyltransferase isoform X2, whose protein sequence is MATLLLGMGSSTEEEEKKKHASYYDTTYFKPGDLLEVPRTLFIHFGIYLGDNRVAHLMPDILPALTSDQKQIQKVVTNKRLILGVIAKMARIRVDTVEDFAYGGSILVNHMDKLFKNHILSNEEVVSRAEKMVGATDYSLLWNNCEHFVTFCRYDSAVSFQTDKFCETVKMVIRDQRSVLASALLGLVSILCMGLAPSTTLPTIIIPFMLWMAG, encoded by the exons atggcgaccct ACTCCTTGGTATGGGCTCCAGCactgaggaggaagaaaagaaaaaacatgcTTCTTATTATGACACAACCTACTTCAAGCCAGGAGATTTGTTGGAAGTGCCCCGCACTCTGTTCATTCATTTTGGCATCTACCTGGGTGACAACCGGGTGGCCCACCTGATGCCGGACATCCTGCCAGCTCTCACCAGTGACCAGAAGCAGATCCAGAAAGTGGTGACCAATAAGAGACTCATCTTGGGCGTCATTGCTAAAATGGCCCGGATCCGCGTGGACACAGTGGAGGACTTTGCCTATGGAGGCTCTATTCTGGTGAACCACATGGACAAACTTTTCAAGAACCACATCCTGAGTAATGAAGAGGTGGTCAGCAGAGCAGAGAAGATGGTGGGTGCCACAGACTACAGCTTGCTTTGGAACAACTGTGAACATTTTGTGACCTTCTGCAGATATGACTCTGCGGTCAGCTTCCAGACTGACAAG TTCTGTGAAACAGTGAAGATGGTAATTCGGGACCAGAGGAGCGTTCTTGCTTCAGCACTACTGGGACTGGTTTCTATACTCTGCATGGGCCTTGCTCCATCCACTACTCTCCCTACCATCATTATTCCCTTCATGTTGTGGATGGCTGGTTAA
- the LRAT gene encoding lecithin retinol acyltransferase isoform X3, which yields MGSSTEEEEKKKHASYYDTTYFKPGDLLEVPRTLFIHFGIYLGDNRVAHLMPDILPALTSDQKQIQKVVTNKRLILGVIAKMARIRVDTVEDFAYGGSILVNHMDKLFKNHILSNEEVVSRAEKMVGATDYSLLWNNCEHFVTFCRYDSAVSFQTDKFCETVKMVIRDQRSVLASALLGLVSILCMGLAPSTTLPTIIIPFMLWMAG from the exons ATGGGCTCCAGCactgaggaggaagaaaagaaaaaacatgcTTCTTATTATGACACAACCTACTTCAAGCCAGGAGATTTGTTGGAAGTGCCCCGCACTCTGTTCATTCATTTTGGCATCTACCTGGGTGACAACCGGGTGGCCCACCTGATGCCGGACATCCTGCCAGCTCTCACCAGTGACCAGAAGCAGATCCAGAAAGTGGTGACCAATAAGAGACTCATCTTGGGCGTCATTGCTAAAATGGCCCGGATCCGCGTGGACACAGTGGAGGACTTTGCCTATGGAGGCTCTATTCTGGTGAACCACATGGACAAACTTTTCAAGAACCACATCCTGAGTAATGAAGAGGTGGTCAGCAGAGCAGAGAAGATGGTGGGTGCCACAGACTACAGCTTGCTTTGGAACAACTGTGAACATTTTGTGACCTTCTGCAGATATGACTCTGCGGTCAGCTTCCAGACTGACAAG TTCTGTGAAACAGTGAAGATGGTAATTCGGGACCAGAGGAGCGTTCTTGCTTCAGCACTACTGGGACTGGTTTCTATACTCTGCATGGGCCTTGCTCCATCCACTACTCTCCCTACCATCATTATTCCCTTCATGTTGTGGATGGCTGGTTAA